TGGCAATACTAACTTCCATTCCTGTACCAACGAGAGGATACTCTGTTCTCACAAGAGGCACCGCCTGACGTTGCATGTTAGAACCCATAAGAGCCCTGTTAGCATCATCATGTTCAAGGAAAGGAATCAACGATGCAGACGGAGAAACTACTTGCTTAGGAGATATATCCATATAGTGAACTTCGTTTGGTTCTACTAATCTTATATCACCATACGCCCTTGCAAGAACTCTATCTGTTAAGAATCTTCCTTTTTCATCTATTTCAGCATTAGCTTGAGCAATAACATACTTTTCTTCTTCGTATGCCGTTAAATATTCAATTTCGTTAGTAACAACGCCATCAACAACCTTTCTATACGGAGAAATTAAAAATCCAAACTCATTTATTCTTGAATAAACAGTCATTGAAGAAACTAAACCGATGTTTTGACCCTCTGGCGTTTCTATCGGACATATTCTTCCATAATGAGATGGATGAACGTCCCTTATTTCAAATTTAGCACTCTCTCTTGTAAGACCACCTGGACCTAAAGCTGACAATCTTCTTTTATGTGTTAATTCAGATAATGGATTTGTTTGGTCCATAAATTGTGAAAGCTGACCGCTTTTTAAGAATTCAAGAATAGAGTTAGTTAAGTATCTTGGATTAATAAGCTCGCTTGGTTTTAAGTTAGGGTCTTCTACGTCAACGGTAGCAACTCTATCTCTAAATGCTTTTTGCATTCTCGCAATTCCAATTCTTGCCTGAGCCTCTAAAAGCTCTCCAACAGGTCTAACTCTTCTATTTCCTAAGTGTGCTATATCATCTAAGCTTTTCTTTCCATATCTTAATTCTAATAAATACTTAACTATTGCAATGATGTCGGCAAGCTGTAACGTTCTTGCTTCTTCGTCTAAGTACTCTTTTACTTTTATCTCTTTGAATGAAGTTTCTTTTAATTTTTCTAATACTACCAGGTCTATCTTTGTTCCTTTTGGAATAACCCCATTTTTAGTTTTTACATCTTCATCAAGAGCTAAAAGTGGGAATTTTTCAAAGAAATCTTCAAGGTCTAAAGGTTTAATAGTTTTTGGAACGTTATGTACTTTTGCATTTAGCTTAACTCTACCAACTCTTGAAAGGTCGTATCTTTGAATATCTGCAAACATATTGTTAAATAACTCTTTAGCTCTCTTCATAAAGGCTTTTGGGTCTAAAACTGCAGTATCCGTAGGTCTCATTTTTCTATAAATTTCCACAAGAGCAGCATCTCTAAAAGTAAAGAGAGCATTAATTTTTGGTTCATCTTTCTTTAATGTTTCAACAATAACTCTTTGATATGGTGATTTGTTTATAACTTGAGGTTCTACAGTAACGACTTCTTCTATTCTGATTCTATCATCGTTTAAAAGTTTTTCTAAATTTTCTACAGAAACATACTTCTCTTGCTTAATAGGTACTGGTTGACCTTTTTCAGATATTTCTTCATATACATATGTTACAAAAATATCCCTATTCATTAATTCTTCTAAATTAACGGGAATCTTTGTATTTTCAAGTACTAATTTACCATCTTCAACAATATATCTATCTACCTTTCCGTAAAAGTTTTTAAGAATTTTATAAGTAGTATCTAATCCAAATGCTCTAAGGAGTGTTGTTCCAAGGATCTTTCTTCTATCTATCTTTGCATAGAAAATTTCTGAATTTGTTGCATACTGAACCTCTACCCTTGAACCTTTTTCTGGAATAACACTTCCTTCATAAATAACCCTTGTAATAATGTCTTTTGTTTTGTCTTCTTTTCCTGAGAAGAATATACCCGAAGACCTAATTAATTGAGATACAATAATTCTTTCACTACCATTTATCATAAAATAAGCATAATCTGTTAGGAGAGGAATCTCACCAAAGTATATTTTTTGTTTTTTTATAGTCTTAGGAATTATTTCTCCCGTTTTAGGGTCTGTATGATTTATCACAAGCTCTAATAAAACTCTTAAAGGAGCACCATATGTTAATCCCTTAAATTTACACTCCTCAACAGTTAGCTTTTCTTTATATATTAACGGACCGCCACAATGTGGACAATCAACTTCTGGTCCACCGAGAACCTCATCAGGTAATGCTTTTCCACATTTTCCACATTCCCAATCACCAATCTCGTATCCAATATATCTAACTTCTAATTGACCGTTTGGATCTACAAAAGGAAAAGATGTTCTAAGTAAGCTTTCAAGACCTTTATTTGGATCTCTTTTTAGAGGATTTGTATGAAATTGAACGAAGTTTTCGAAAGATTCTTTTGGAACGGATAAAAGGTCAGGAGGTGTTATTATTTCTCTTCTTCTTGAAAGTATTTTACGAAAAGGATTTCGTTTTAAATTTTTTAACTCTCTCATCCTTACACCACCTTATTTGATTTTAAAATAAATAAAGGTAGATTGCCATAAAGACAATCTACCCTTTCTTAAACTTGTTGAAAATTCTTTATTGAGATAATGTTTATCAAGATTTATTATTTTACTTCTACAGTAGCTCCAGCTTCCTCTAATTTTTTCTTAATTTGTTCTGCTTCATCCTTAGAAACTCCTTCTTTAACTGGTTTTGGAGCTCCATCTACGAGATCTTTTGCTTCTTTTAATCCAAGACCTGTGATTTCTCTAACAACTTTGATAACGTTGATTTTGTTTGCCCCTGCGTTTGTTAAAATAACATCAAATTCAGTTTTTTCTTCAGCTGGAGCAGCCGCACCTGCAGCACCACCAGCAGCTGGAGCAGCAGCAACCATAGCAGCTGCAGAAACACCAAACTCTTCTTCTAAGTCTTTTACAAGCTGTGCTAACTCTAACACTGTCATTGACTTAATAGCTTCTTTAATCTCTTCTCTTGTAATTGTTGCCATATTTTTAAAACCTCCTATAAAATTTTATTTAAGATTGTTTTTCTTTTTCTTGTCTTATAGCATCTAAAACTAAAACAGTTTTTTGCGGTAAAGCGTTAAGTACGCGTACAAGGTTTGTAATAGGTGCTTGTAGTACAGCCAATAGCTGAGCAACAAGTACTTCCTTGCTTGGTAGAGATGCAAGATAATCAATCTTTTGTGCATCAGCAAATACGCCTTCTACTAAACCACCTTTTACTTTTGCATCTTCTTTTCCTTTCAAAAACTCTTTCAATAATTTAGCTGGTGCAACAATATCACCATATCCAAAAATAACTGCAGTTTGCTCTTTAAAAATATCTATTTTATCATAAAGTTGTGTTCCATTGCAAGCTCTGTATAAAAGTGTATTTTTAACAACTTTCAATTCAGCATTTTCTTTTTTCAGCGTTTTCCTAAAATCTGCTACTGAGTTAGCATCTACACCTTTAAAATCTAAAAGTATAACAACTGGTGCTGATTCTATTTTTTGTTTGAGGTCAGCAACTAACTGACTCTTCTTCTGGATCGATTTTCTATCTGTAGTTAATGCCATGGCTCTACTCCTTAAGCTGCTTTAGTTTCTAAAGCTTTTTGTAATTCAGCTGGATTTAATTTAACTGAAGGGCTCATCGTTGTTTTTAAAACAACATTTCTTATATACTGACCTTTTGCACCGGGTGGCTTAGCTTTCAATACCGCATCTACAACAGCTAAAATATTTTCTTTAAGCTTATGATCTTCAAATGAAATTTTACCAACTGGAACATGCAAGTTACCTGTTTTATCAACTTTAAACTCTACTCTACCTTTTTTAGCTTCTGTAACTGCTCTTTTAACGTCAGTCGTAACAGTTCCAACCTTAGGGTTTGGCATTAAGCCTCTTGGTCCTAAGATTTTACCGAGCTTAGCCAATTTGGGCATCATATCTGGAGTTGCTATCACAATGTCAAAATCTATCCAGTTTTCATTTGCGATCTTATTGATAATCTCTTCACCTCCTGCATAATCAGCACCTGCCTCTTCTGCCTCTTTTAACTTTTCACCGGAAGCGATAACAAGAACTTTTAACTCTCTTCCTAATCCATGAGGGAGCACTACTGAACCTCTTACCATTTGGTCAGCATACTTGGGGTCAACACCTAATCTAAAGATAAGCTCTACTGTTTCATCAAACTTTCTCTGCAGAATTTTTTCCACTTCTTTTAGTTTTTGGATAGCTTCATCAAGGCTGTAAGTCTTTTCTTTATCAATGAGCTTTAATGCTTCTAAATATTTTTTTCCTCTTTTAGCCATAGCACTTACCCCTTATATCCTTCAATTTCAATTCCCATACTGCGAGCAGTACCAGCTATAGTTCTCATAGCCATCTCAATGTCTTCAGTGTTAAGGTCTTTTAATTTCATTTCAGCAATTTCCCTTAGCTGATTAACTGTAATTTTTCCAACCTTATTTCTCTTAGGATCTCCAGAACCTGTTTTGATGCCTGCAGCTTCTTTAAGGAGATAAGATGCTGGTGGAGTTTTAAGAATGAACGTAAAAGACCTATCTGAATAGATAGTAATTACTACCGGTACGATTGTACCAGGTTTCATGTTTGCAGTGGCTGCATTAAAACTTTTAACAAACTCCATAATGTTAACACCATGCTGACCAAGAGCTGGCCCAACTGGTGGCGATGGAGCTGCTTGTTGAGCTGGAATCATCAGCTCAACTTGACCTGTTACTTTCTTAGCCATTTAAATACACCTCCTTGAATTCTTTGACGCCTGTCTTAATAAAACACCAAAGCTGAACCGACAGGCTAAATTTTCTCCACCTGGGAGAATTCAAGTTCAACCGGTGTTGCTCTTCCAAAAATAGTAATCAATGCGATAAGTTTTTCTTTATCTGGAAATACTTCTTCTACTGTTCCTGTAAAATTCATAAATGGGCCTTCAATAACTCTAACAATATCCCCTTTTGTATAAAGAAGTTTTTTAGCTTTTGGTGTACCTTTTTGAATTTGCCCTAAGACTTTCATTACATCGTTTTCATTTAAAGGTACAGGCTTACCACCTGCACTAACAAACCCTATTAAAAATGGGGTTTTTTTAACTAAATCTATCAAATCATCGCTAAGTTTGGCTTTTATAAGGATATATCCCGGAAATATTTTATTCTCTAAAACAATTCTTGCTTCAGTTCTATTTTCTTTACATGTTATTTTTTGTCCTGGCTTAGAAATCGGACTATGAGAAACACATCCTTCGTCACCTTCAACGCTTTCTAAAACTCGGACAGTACCATCTTCTATAGAAAATTTTGTAATCCCTTTTTTTCCCTGAACTTCTATAACCCTATTTGGACCTTTTAAAGAAAGTCTGTACCTTTCCTTTCCTTGAGATTTAAGGACGACCTTTTCTTCAGCAGGAACTATAACTTCATCTACTAAATGTTCTAAATTATTAAGCTTTAGATTCTTAACAAAGTTTTCTTTTGCCCTAATTTCCAAATTAGATTGTGTATATAAAGCGTACCATTTTTTCTCATCAGTATCTTTTTCTAAATTGCTTTCATTAACCTCTTCGTTAACCATGTTTAAATTTTCATTTTCCGCCATTTAAGTCTTTACCTCTCCATTATGAAGGCAATTATTTTTGTAAATAAAATATCTAAACTCCATAAGTATAATGCCATTATCAAAGTTAAAACTATAACTGCTATGGTTGCTGTTTTAACAAGGTTTTTAGAAGGCCATGTTACTTTTTTAAGCTCTTCAAAAACTTCCTTTAAAAAGTTTAGGTATTTTACCATCAATATTCTCCAAAGGCGGGGCAGGAAGGAATCGAACCCTCAACCTGCGGATTTGGAGTCCGCTGCTCTGCCAATTGAGCTACTGCCCCGCAATATATGATCAATTACTTAATTTCTCTGTGAAGTGTATGTTTTTTACAAAACTTGCAATATTTCCTTAACTCTACTCTATCTGGATGCTTTCTCTTATTTTTTGTAGTTGTATAGTTTTTTCTTTTACATTCTGTACAGGCTAAAGTAATAATCTCTCTCATCTTCTATTCCTCGCGATTATTCAATTATTTTAGTAACAACACCAGCACCTACTGTTCTTCCACCTTCTCTTATCGCAAATCTCATTTGCTCTTCCATAGCTACTGGTACCATTAACTCTACTGTTAACTCTACGTTATCTCCTGGCATTACCATCTCTTGCCCTTCTGGTAATTCTACTACTGTTCCTGTTATGTCTGCTGTTCTGATGTAAAACTGTGGTCTGTATCCTAAGAAGAATGGTGTATGTCTTCCACCTTCTTCTTTGCTTAATACGTATACTTGTGCTTTGAATTTCTTGTGTGGTGTGATTGTTCCCGGTTTTGCTAATACTTGTCCTCTTTCTACTTCGTCTTTTGTGATT
This is a stretch of genomic DNA from Sulfurihydrogenibium sp. YO3AOP1. It encodes these proteins:
- the rpmG gene encoding 50S ribosomal protein L33, coding for MREIITLACTECKRKNYTTTKNKRKHPDRVELRKYCKFCKKHTLHREIK
- the secE gene encoding preprotein translocase subunit SecE — its product is MVKYLNFLKEVFEELKKVTWPSKNLVKTATIAVIVLTLIMALYLWSLDILFTKIIAFIMER
- the nusG gene encoding transcription termination/antitermination protein NusG gives rise to the protein MAENENLNMVNEEVNESNLEKDTDEKKWYALYTQSNLEIRAKENFVKNLKLNNLEHLVDEVIVPAEEKVVLKSQGKERYRLSLKGPNRVIEVQGKKGITKFSIEDGTVRVLESVEGDEGCVSHSPISKPGQKITCKENRTEARIVLENKIFPGYILIKAKLSDDLIDLVKKTPFLIGFVSAGGKPVPLNENDVMKVLGQIQKGTPKAKKLLYTKGDIVRVIEGPFMNFTGTVEEVFPDKEKLIALITIFGRATPVELEFSQVEKI
- the rplJ gene encoding 50S ribosomal protein L10, translated to MALTTDRKSIQKKSQLVADLKQKIESAPVVILLDFKGVDANSVADFRKTLKKENAELKVVKNTLLYRACNGTQLYDKIDIFKEQTAVIFGYGDIVAPAKLLKEFLKGKEDAKVKGGLVEGVFADAQKIDYLASLPSKEVLVAQLLAVLQAPITNLVRVLNALPQKTVLVLDAIRQEKEKQS
- a CDS encoding DNA-directed RNA polymerase subunit beta, with the protein product MRELKNLKRNPFRKILSRRREIITPPDLLSVPKESFENFVQFHTNPLKRDPNKGLESLLRTSFPFVDPNGQLEVRYIGYEIGDWECGKCGKALPDEVLGGPEVDCPHCGGPLIYKEKLTVEECKFKGLTYGAPLRVLLELVINHTDPKTGEIIPKTIKKQKIYFGEIPLLTDYAYFMINGSERIIVSQLIRSSGIFFSGKEDKTKDIITRVIYEGSVIPEKGSRVEVQYATNSEIFYAKIDRRKILGTTLLRAFGLDTTYKILKNFYGKVDRYIVEDGKLVLENTKIPVNLEELMNRDIFVTYVYEEISEKGQPVPIKQEKYVSVENLEKLLNDDRIRIEEVVTVEPQVINKSPYQRVIVETLKKDEPKINALFTFRDAALVEIYRKMRPTDTAVLDPKAFMKRAKELFNNMFADIQRYDLSRVGRVKLNAKVHNVPKTIKPLDLEDFFEKFPLLALDEDVKTKNGVIPKGTKIDLVVLEKLKETSFKEIKVKEYLDEEARTLQLADIIAIVKYLLELRYGKKSLDDIAHLGNRRVRPVGELLEAQARIGIARMQKAFRDRVATVDVEDPNLKPSELINPRYLTNSILEFLKSGQLSQFMDQTNPLSELTHKRRLSALGPGGLTRESAKFEIRDVHPSHYGRICPIETPEGQNIGLVSSMTVYSRINEFGFLISPYRKVVDGVVTNEIEYLTAYEEEKYVIAQANAEIDEKGRFLTDRVLARAYGDIRLVEPNEVHYMDISPKQVVSPSASLIPFLEHDDANRALMGSNMQRQAVPLVRTEYPLVGTGMEVSIAKDSGSVIVAKRGGEVVKVDGNTIVIKVNEDEINPHDPLDIGMDIYKLNKFKGSNQATCMNQRPLVRKGDIVEKGATIADGTSTYKGELALGKNVLVAFMPWRGYNFEDAIVISERLVKDDVFTSIHIEEFEIEARETKLGPEEITRNIPGINERQLANLDEHGVIRVGAYVKPGDILVGKVTPKGETALTPEEKLLFAIFGEKASEVKDSSLRVPVGVEGVVVDVQIFAKKKKDKKEKREKYLDTLIKQEVDKLNLELEEKKKFILDKRDAWLREILIGVKVAKDVKVAGEVIIPEGEYITENNVSQAIKIIAINPSNFIKDKKLIKKVESIIEKAKSQIELWEKIYEKRKEAVQEGADLKPGVNELVKVYIAQKRKIQVGDKMAGRHGNKGVISVVLPVEDMPFMEDGTPVDIVLNPLGVPSRMNVGQILETHLGLAAKKLGEKLGKELEKIFDREKIIDKIVEYYSIVNDTDNKILTKQRKKDSQELREALSKLDDESLRDLVRDLTKIGIPVETAIFESASEEDIKKLLNYAGIKDNGKVKLIDGRSGEAFDLEVTAGYMYMLKLIHMVDDKIHARSTGPYSLITQQPLGGRAQFGGQRFGEMEVWALEAHGAAYTLREMLTVKSDDIEGRKRVYEAIIKGKHYYDIGVPESFKVLVRELKALGLNVECIVEGEPQACDTSELEKKKPELN
- the rplL gene encoding 50S ribosomal protein L7/L12, giving the protein MATITREEIKEAIKSMTVLELAQLVKDLEEEFGVSAAAMVAAAPAAGGAAGAAAPAEEKTEFDVILTNAGANKINVIKVVREITGLGLKEAKDLVDGAPKPVKEGVSKDEAEQIKKKLEEAGATVEVK
- the rplA gene encoding 50S ribosomal protein L1 — translated: MAKRGKKYLEALKLIDKEKTYSLDEAIQKLKEVEKILQRKFDETVELIFRLGVDPKYADQMVRGSVVLPHGLGRELKVLVIASGEKLKEAEEAGADYAGGEEIINKIANENWIDFDIVIATPDMMPKLAKLGKILGPRGLMPNPKVGTVTTDVKRAVTEAKKGRVEFKVDKTGNLHVPVGKISFEDHKLKENILAVVDAVLKAKPPGAKGQYIRNVVLKTTMSPSVKLNPAELQKALETKAA
- the rplK gene encoding 50S ribosomal protein L11, whose translation is MAKKVTGQVELMIPAQQAAPSPPVGPALGQHGVNIMEFVKSFNAATANMKPGTIVPVVITIYSDRSFTFILKTPPASYLLKEAAGIKTGSGDPKRNKVGKITVNQLREIAEMKLKDLNTEDIEMAMRTIAGTARSMGIEIEGYKG